In Trichocoleus desertorum NBK24, the following are encoded in one genomic region:
- a CDS encoding ATP-dependent DNA helicase RecQ, with the protein MAKQRKTKQQIQQIAQAQLGYEQLRPGQADAIAALLAGHDTLAVMPTGSGKSAIYQLAGSLIPGATVVVSPLLALQQDQRESIEAQDVGEVAVVNSTIKPAEREAAFTDLAESNLEFLFLAPEQFNNEEVIERLQAAAPSLFVVDEAHCISEWGHDFRPDYLRLGKVIDALGHPLVLALTATAAPPVREEIVDRLGMQKAKVVVQGFDRPNIWLAVERYEDTNEKQEALLDRVVKAEKPGIVYVATRKRAEEVAAALEKREVKAVVYHAGKSPQVREAAYHAFMDDKAEVIVATTAFGMGVDKPNVRFVFHYDISDSIDSYYQEIGRAGRDGEPAQAVLFYNPEDFNLRRFFASGGKIDAEDVEQVVQVLQREEPMNPRALKETTNLSRSKLKNTLNRLSEVGAVETLPTGEIVANDSAPDLEEAVEEAVRLHEHRQQYVRSRIEMMRGYAEVRDCRRRFVLNYFGEDLPVPCNFCDNCKAGITSESETGHQPFPVNSRVVHKSWGEGTVMRYEDDKITVLFETVGYKTLGVGMVLLRGLLKRVDTSVTDSTLEN; encoded by the coding sequence ATGGCAAAACAGCGCAAAACCAAACAGCAAATTCAGCAAATAGCGCAAGCGCAACTTGGCTACGAACAACTCCGCCCTGGACAAGCTGACGCGATCGCCGCACTCTTAGCAGGACACGACACCCTAGCTGTAATGCCAACTGGGTCTGGTAAATCTGCGATCTATCAACTGGCGGGTTCGCTTATTCCCGGTGCAACCGTGGTGGTTTCGCCGTTACTCGCATTGCAGCAAGACCAACGAGAGTCCATTGAAGCTCAAGATGTGGGAGAAGTTGCAGTCGTCAACTCTACTATTAAACCAGCCGAGCGAGAGGCAGCCTTCACAGATTTAGCAGAGTCTAACCTAGAGTTCCTGTTTCTGGCCCCTGAGCAATTCAATAACGAAGAAGTCATAGAGCGACTCCAAGCAGCCGCACCTTCTCTGTTTGTGGTCGATGAAGCCCATTGCATCAGTGAGTGGGGTCACGACTTTCGACCCGATTATCTCCGTCTGGGTAAGGTGATTGACGCTCTGGGGCATCCGTTGGTATTGGCTTTGACCGCTACTGCCGCCCCACCTGTGCGGGAAGAAATTGTCGATCGCCTAGGCATGCAGAAGGCCAAGGTTGTCGTGCAAGGGTTCGATCGCCCCAATATCTGGTTAGCAGTAGAGCGCTACGAAGACACTAACGAGAAACAAGAAGCCCTGCTCGATCGCGTGGTGAAAGCTGAAAAACCAGGCATCGTCTATGTGGCGACCCGCAAACGAGCCGAAGAGGTTGCGGCAGCACTAGAGAAGCGGGAAGTGAAAGCCGTGGTCTATCACGCCGGAAAATCTCCCCAAGTTCGCGAAGCCGCTTATCACGCTTTTATGGATGACAAAGCAGAAGTAATTGTGGCGACGACCGCCTTTGGGATGGGGGTAGACAAACCAAACGTGCGCTTCGTTTTCCATTACGACATCAGCGACTCGATCGATTCCTACTATCAGGAGATCGGTCGAGCGGGACGCGATGGCGAACCTGCTCAGGCGGTTTTGTTCTATAACCCAGAAGACTTTAACTTACGTCGCTTCTTTGCCAGTGGCGGCAAGATTGACGCTGAGGATGTGGAGCAAGTGGTACAGGTGTTGCAACGGGAAGAACCGATGAACCCGCGCGCCCTGAAAGAAACTACTAACCTTTCGCGCTCCAAACTAAAAAATACCCTCAACCGTTTAAGCGAAGTGGGAGCCGTAGAGACTTTGCCTACCGGGGAAATCGTAGCCAACGACTCAGCCCCTGATTTAGAAGAGGCAGTAGAGGAAGCGGTGCGCCTGCACGAACATCGCCAACAATATGTGCGATCGCGGATTGAGATGATGCGAGGCTATGCCGAAGTCCGCGACTGTCGCCGCCGTTTTGTCCTCAACTATTTTGGTGAAGATCTCCCAGTGCCTTGCAATTTCTGTGATAACTGCAAAGCTGGAATCACGAGTGAGTCTGAAACAGGCCATCAGCCTTTCCCGGTCAATAGTCGGGTAGTGCACAAAAGTTGGGGCGAAGGCACAGTCATGCGCTACGAAGACGACAAAATCACCGTGCTGTTTGAAACCGTCGGGTACAAAACTCTAGGCGTCGGCATGGTGCTACTGCGCGGGTTGCTCAAGCGGGTGGATACATCTGTCACAGATTCCACCCTAGAAAACTAA
- a CDS encoding SDR family oxidoreductase, whose product MQLKPINQQVVAIVGASSGIGRETALQFAREGAKVIVSARNQAGLDSLVEEIRQAGGDAIAIAADVREFQQVQAIADKAIQQYGRLDTWVHLAAVELYASFEQTTPEEFKQIIDVNLMGQVFGAMVALPHLKREGRGALIHVSSVEAIRALPLQSAYASSKHGINGFLESLRVELMHDKVPVSVTEVQPASINTPFFDKARTKLGVKPMGAPPLYAPSDVAKVILYVAEHPTRDIVVGDAGKAIALLQRLSPELVDAYMRQSGFEAQRTDKPKSEDAPDNLYEPISGYDQVNGEFATQPSLTAWLDTHPTVTWGAIAATAVLGAAALLGWGNEV is encoded by the coding sequence ATGCAACTTAAGCCGATCAACCAACAAGTGGTTGCGATCGTCGGCGCTTCTAGTGGCATTGGCCGAGAAACGGCGCTGCAATTTGCTCGCGAAGGAGCCAAAGTCATTGTTTCCGCCCGAAACCAAGCAGGATTAGATTCCTTAGTAGAGGAAATTCGTCAAGCGGGAGGAGATGCCATCGCGATCGCGGCAGATGTGCGTGAGTTCCAGCAAGTCCAGGCGATCGCTGACAAAGCAATTCAGCAATATGGCCGCTTGGATACCTGGGTACATCTCGCAGCCGTAGAACTCTATGCCTCCTTTGAGCAAACCACTCCAGAAGAGTTTAAGCAAATTATTGATGTCAACTTAATGGGGCAAGTGTTTGGCGCGATGGTGGCCTTACCTCACCTGAAGCGAGAAGGACGCGGAGCCTTGATTCATGTCTCTTCAGTCGAAGCAATCCGAGCTTTACCGCTGCAAAGTGCCTACGCCTCCTCTAAACATGGCATCAACGGCTTTCTCGAATCGCTGCGGGTGGAGTTGATGCACGACAAAGTGCCCGTGAGTGTCACAGAAGTTCAGCCTGCCTCCATCAACACGCCGTTCTTTGATAAAGCTCGTACCAAGTTGGGTGTGAAGCCGATGGGTGCCCCGCCGCTCTATGCGCCTAGCGATGTCGCGAAAGTCATTCTCTATGTGGCAGAACATCCCACACGGGACATTGTGGTAGGAGATGCTGGCAAAGCGATCGCCCTACTCCAGCGGTTGTCACCTGAACTCGTAGATGCCTACATGCGCCAGAGTGGTTTTGAGGCTCAGCGGACGGATAAACCCAAATCTGAAGATGCTCCTGACAACCTATATGAGCCGATCTCTGGCTACGACCAAGTGAATGGAGAGTTCGCAACTCAGCCTAGCCTGACCGCTTGGCTTGATACCCACCCCACCGTGACTTGGGGCGCGATCGCAGCCACAGCCGTTTTAGGAGCAGCCGCGCTCTTGGGTTGGGGCAACGAAGTTTAA
- a CDS encoding SDR family oxidoreductase translates to MQLKPINQQVVAIVGASSGIGREAALQFAERGAKVVVAARSQPGLDSLVAEIQRAGGEAIAVVADVADMQQVQAIADTAVERYGRLDTWVHAAATGVLARFEQITPEEFQRVIDVNLMGQFYGAKAALPYLKREGRGALIHISSMEGRRSLPLQSPYCAAKHALQGMLESLRVELQHEGIPISVTSILPSVINTPYYNKVKTKLGVKPTGIPPYYDPRLVVDAILYVAEHPTRDFIVGDVGRVLDVVQRISPPLIDAILTVVGIPGQHTTEPESEASPDNVFAPIAAEQGLDRVDGDFGNLVIPSISDWLAMRSPFAWSAVAGTVAVGALALLATGMLNNSQQP, encoded by the coding sequence ATGCAACTGAAGCCAATTAATCAGCAGGTCGTGGCGATCGTCGGTGCTTCTAGTGGCATCGGTCGGGAAGCAGCTCTCCAGTTTGCTGAACGGGGAGCCAAGGTAGTCGTAGCAGCTCGGAGTCAGCCTGGGCTAGATTCTCTGGTAGCGGAGATCCAACGGGCGGGAGGTGAGGCGATCGCGGTGGTCGCAGATGTCGCCGATATGCAGCAAGTCCAGGCGATCGCCGACACAGCAGTAGAACGTTACGGTCGCCTGGATACTTGGGTACATGCCGCTGCGACAGGTGTGTTGGCTCGCTTTGAGCAGATTACCCCAGAAGAATTTCAGCGGGTGATTGATGTCAACCTGATGGGACAATTTTACGGAGCGAAGGCAGCGTTACCTTACCTAAAGCGAGAAGGTCGGGGTGCCCTGATTCATATCTCCTCAATGGAAGGTCGGCGGAGTTTACCACTGCAAAGCCCATACTGTGCGGCCAAGCATGCGTTGCAAGGGATGTTAGAGTCTCTGCGAGTAGAACTACAGCATGAAGGGATACCGATCAGCGTCACTAGTATTTTGCCCTCTGTAATTAATACGCCGTACTACAACAAGGTAAAGACCAAGTTGGGTGTAAAGCCCACAGGGATTCCGCCATACTATGATCCGCGCTTGGTCGTAGATGCGATTCTGTATGTGGCTGAGCATCCTACCCGTGACTTTATTGTGGGAGATGTAGGCCGAGTGCTAGATGTAGTGCAGCGGATCTCTCCTCCTCTGATTGACGCAATTTTGACAGTCGTGGGGATTCCAGGACAGCACACTACAGAACCAGAGTCAGAAGCTTCTCCAGACAATGTTTTTGCTCCAATCGCTGCCGAGCAGGGACTCGATCGCGTGGATGGTGACTTTGGTAACTTAGTCATTCCCAGCATTTCCGACTGGTTAGCGATGCGATCGCCCTTTGCTTGGAGTGCTGTAGCGGGAACCGTGGCAGTGGGAGCATTGGCTTTGCTAGCAACAGGGATGCTGAATAACTCTCAACAACCTTAA
- a CDS encoding DUF6335 family protein, translated as MANQTSSGAKSGPGSEPGLNASQHVDAPELNEYTDTNPALFSDEAEAPEQIADDDVPQEFTESYGTGVKDQPGWTTGGRTMQTRRQDYNATSPELSGGDVDAAWTMHMEGEEMVGGTVATPDQDIVDDLGAAMGTEMRDREDFYGNDKFAQRDERRWDLDPASAEDYQNRHQEE; from the coding sequence ATGGCTAACCAAACCTCATCTGGTGCCAAGTCAGGACCAGGTTCAGAACCAGGACTGAACGCGAGCCAACATGTGGACGCACCAGAACTGAATGAATATACCGATACCAATCCCGCATTATTTAGTGACGAAGCGGAAGCACCAGAGCAGATCGCAGATGATGACGTACCACAAGAGTTTACAGAATCCTACGGGACTGGCGTAAAAGACCAACCAGGCTGGACAACGGGCGGACGCACCATGCAAACCCGTAGACAGGACTACAACGCCACCAGTCCAGAACTGAGTGGTGGGGATGTGGATGCAGCCTGGACCATGCACATGGAAGGCGAAGAAATGGTGGGCGGTACAGTCGCTACCCCCGACCAAGATATTGTGGATGACTTGGGTGCAGCGATGGGCACAGAAATGCGCGATCGCGAAGATTTCTACGGCAACGACAAATTTGCTCAGCGTGATGAGCGTCGTTGGGACTTAGATCCTGCCTCCGCCGAGGACTACCAAAATCGACATCAAGAAGAATAA
- a CDS encoding class I SAM-dependent methyltransferase yields MNQYKQQVIDFFNQRTAYDQEGLRHPQEANRLLNFVPLQERQSVLDIATGTGLVAIPAAQKVGAEGYVVGVDFSPGMLAQARRKVEVLGLANIEFNENEVDAESIEFAVESFDVIFCCSAITYLPDIPTTLQKWHYFLKPGGFVAFTCPADTAYLASVQAKVYQELFNLFLPHINEPLNTPEKCDRLLRQAGFREIEVVREPSGCYLSLDDPRLGWSGGFYPRGNPLSVLSAQQLEQLQKKYRAEIEQLATEGGVWQDMTTFFVKARK; encoded by the coding sequence ATGAATCAATACAAGCAGCAGGTAATCGATTTCTTTAATCAGAGAACTGCCTATGACCAAGAAGGTTTGCGGCACCCGCAAGAGGCAAATCGACTATTAAACTTCGTGCCCTTACAAGAGCGGCAAAGCGTGCTTGATATTGCTACAGGTACAGGGTTAGTGGCAATTCCTGCGGCACAAAAAGTTGGGGCAGAGGGTTATGTAGTGGGAGTCGATTTTTCTCCTGGAATGCTGGCGCAAGCTAGGAGAAAGGTTGAAGTTTTGGGATTGGCAAATATTGAGTTCAATGAAAATGAAGTAGATGCAGAGTCGATAGAATTTGCCGTTGAAAGCTTTGACGTGATTTTCTGTTGCTCTGCGATCACGTATTTGCCTGATATTCCGACAACTTTGCAGAAGTGGCACTATTTTCTGAAACCAGGAGGATTTGTGGCCTTCACCTGTCCGGCGGATACGGCTTACCTCGCTTCAGTTCAAGCCAAGGTCTACCAGGAGTTATTCAATCTTTTCCTGCCGCACATTAACGAGCCACTGAATACACCGGAGAAGTGCGATCGCCTGTTGCGGCAAGCGGGCTTTAGAGAGATCGAGGTTGTTAGAGAGCCGTCTGGATGCTATTTGAGCTTGGATGACCCTAGATTAGGCTGGAGCGGCGGTTTTTATCCGCGCGGCAATCCTTTATCTGTGTTATCTGCTCAACAACTAGAACAACTTCAAAAGAAATATCGAGCTGAAATTGAGCAATTGGCAACAGAGGGAGGAGTATGGCAAGACATGACGACCTTTTTTGTTAAGGCTCGGAAGTGA